A window of the Polaribacter sp. HaHaR_3_91 genome harbors these coding sequences:
- a CDS encoding OsmC family protein, whose translation MEEHKKAEVVLTNRNYLAEAKTRNHFLTMDQSVASGGDDSGATPVEFLLTAIGGCVSMTLRTYAERRGWDLGEITVNVTQLKDEKGSYLTEKISFEKEITEEQRKKLLVFAGKCPVAKMIKGETRIFSSIL comes from the coding sequence ATGGAAGAGCATAAGAAAGCAGAAGTCGTTTTAACAAACAGAAACTATTTAGCAGAAGCTAAAACAAGAAACCATTTTTTAACAATGGATCAATCGGTTGCTTCTGGAGGTGATGATAGCGGAGCAACTCCGGTAGAATTTTTATTAACCGCAATTGGAGGTTGTGTTTCTATGACGTTAAGAACGTATGCAGAAAGAAGAGGTTGGGATCTTGGAGAAATAACAGTAAATGTTACTCAACTTAAAGATGAAAAAGGAAGTTATTTAACAGAAAAAATATCCTTTGAAAAAGAGATAACGGAAGAGCAAAGAAAGAAATTGTTAGTATTTGCAGGTAAATGTCCGGTAGCTAAAATGATAAAAGGAGAAACAAGAATATTTAGTAGTATTCTTTAG
- a CDS encoding DoxX family protein: MKTTKIIYYISTALLTVIMLFSAGMYIFNHEAIAGFFTHLGYPTYIIYPLAILKILGLISLWFIKSKSLKEWAYAGFFFDFVLAFTAHVMVKDGGHMTALIAFIVLIISYISSKKITNGRA; this comes from the coding sequence ATGAAAACAACTAAAATTATCTATTATATTTCTACTGCATTATTAACTGTAATCATGCTTTTTTCTGCAGGAATGTATATTTTTAATCATGAAGCAATAGCAGGTTTTTTTACACATTTAGGCTATCCAACATATATAATTTATCCTTTAGCAATTTTAAAAATTTTAGGTTTAATTTCACTTTGGTTTATCAAAAGTAAATCTTTAAAAGAGTGGGCTTATGCAGGTTTTTTCTTCGATTTTGTGTTAGCTTTTACGGCACACGTAATGGTTAAAGATGGTGGGCATATGACAGCGTTAATTGCTTTTATTGTTTTAATAATCTCTTATATATCTAGCAAGAAAATTACAAATGGAAGAGCATAA
- a CDS encoding lipoate--protein ligase, with protein MIFIDNEGCTDPKLNLALEEYALRNFDASTDYLLFYINAPSIIIGRNQNTLEEINQEYIDKNDIKVVRRISGGGAVYHDLGNLNFSFITNHDGKSISNFKKFTEPVIRVLNELGVNAELKGRNDILVDEKKISGTAQFSTGKRMISHGTLLFDTDMSEVGKALQVKMSKIQSKGHKSVRSRVANISEFLKEPITMDLFKKQLLTGLFEAKEAFEIHKLTEVEWKAVKELKAAKYDLWDWNFGNSPKFNIQRNKRFPIGEIDLRIFVEKGHISDFKIFGDFFGRQPVADLEELLIGVPYDKNEITKKLHHITIADYFGKLENSEFIDLVYGND; from the coding sequence ATGATTTTTATTGATAATGAAGGATGTACAGATCCTAAGCTTAATTTAGCATTAGAAGAATATGCGTTAAGAAACTTTGACGCTTCAACAGATTATTTATTATTTTATATTAATGCGCCATCTATAATTATTGGCCGTAATCAAAATACTTTAGAAGAAATTAACCAAGAATATATCGACAAAAATGATATAAAAGTAGTTAGACGTATTTCTGGTGGAGGAGCGGTTTATCATGATTTAGGAAATTTAAACTTCAGTTTTATAACCAATCACGACGGAAAAAGTATTAGTAATTTTAAAAAGTTTACAGAACCTGTAATTCGTGTTTTAAATGAATTGGGGGTAAACGCCGAGTTAAAGGGGAGAAATGATATCCTAGTTGATGAAAAGAAAATCTCTGGAACAGCTCAATTTTCTACAGGAAAACGAATGATCAGTCATGGTACTTTATTATTCGATACAGATATGAGTGAGGTTGGGAAAGCACTTCAAGTAAAAATGAGTAAAATTCAATCTAAAGGACATAAATCGGTTAGGAGCCGTGTTGCAAATATTAGTGAGTTTTTAAAAGAACCAATTACAATGGATCTGTTTAAAAAACAATTACTTACTGGTTTGTTTGAAGCCAAGGAAGCATTTGAAATTCATAAATTAACCGAAGTAGAGTGGAAAGCTGTTAAAGAATTAAAAGCAGCAAAATATGATTTGTGGGATTGGAATTTTGGAAACTCGCCAAAGTTTAACATACAACGCAATAAACGATTTCCAATAGGAGAGATAGATCTGCGTATTTTTGTAGAAAAAGGACATATTTCTGACTTTAAAATTTTTGGAGATTTCTTTGGTAGACAACCCGTTGCAGATCTTGAAGAGCTATTAATTGGTGTTCCTTATGATAAAAATGAAATCACTAAGAAGTTACATCATATAACTATTGCCGATTATTTTGGGAAATTAGAAAATTCAGAGTTTATTGATCTTGTCTACGGTAATGATTAA
- a CDS encoding DUF6638 family protein — protein sequence MQKLIKANLYRSESINVSGKLVERYNKCLVKLGFTKTKLTSFSIDGVGWSPEIAEEKGEPFYLNNGEANTYAIIITPRQKGLPVYNPFNSFDRELMKMVFKKHEKTINDITRDSAVCIEFDQKIDVFYEPLDILRYKDITIKFHLIDKLHKAKEEQLQLIELFNADNNFINEEIHNKLITSAKKYGDLRERNLSIEEIIFTTDSFYTKAFGGVFLLRDLVVPVLVFQNEATYKEAIQDTTYDVLMYHISHKEMIEKLISYNVLELDLEEETTKKRYKRIQKYMFSSYLKKSTHSVKDILEEGILFKSYLNKIDISSRKKIMGLELFLEKQQISKNINPKDFIDEEMYVALHKPHSSLLPNHQDLIWSLLVNIAPKDVLFLYWYDKEQFYEVFKTLEDSTQDWVIETICNNF from the coding sequence ATGCAAAAACTAATAAAAGCCAATTTATACAGAAGCGAGTCCATTAACGTTAGTGGAAAATTGGTAGAACGTTATAATAAATGTCTTGTAAAACTCGGGTTTACAAAAACCAAATTGACGTCATTTTCAATAGACGGAGTAGGTTGGAGTCCGGAAATAGCAGAAGAAAAAGGGGAACCCTTTTATTTAAATAATGGTGAAGCAAATACCTACGCTATAATTATTACTCCAAGACAAAAAGGATTACCTGTATACAATCCGTTTAATTCTTTTGATAGAGAGTTGATGAAAATGGTGTTTAAAAAACATGAAAAAACGATTAACGATATTACAAGAGATTCTGCTGTTTGCATTGAGTTTGATCAAAAAATAGATGTTTTTTATGAACCTTTAGATATTTTAAGGTACAAAGACATTACGATTAAGTTTCATTTAATTGATAAATTACACAAAGCCAAAGAAGAGCAATTACAATTAATTGAATTATTTAATGCTGATAACAATTTTATAAACGAAGAGATTCACAATAAATTGATAACATCTGCAAAGAAATATGGAGATTTAAGAGAGAGAAATTTAAGTATAGAAGAAATTATTTTTACAACAGATTCTTTTTATACAAAGGCTTTTGGTGGTGTTTTCTTATTAAGAGATTTAGTAGTACCAGTTCTTGTTTTTCAAAATGAAGCAACCTACAAAGAGGCAATACAAGATACAACGTATGATGTTTTAATGTATCATATTTCACATAAAGAAATGATTGAGAAATTAATCAGTTATAATGTTCTAGAGTTAGATTTAGAAGAAGAAACTACTAAAAAAAGATACAAGAGAATTCAGAAATATATGTTTTCATCGTATTTAAAAAAATCGACACACTCTGTTAAAGATATTTTAGAAGAGGGGATTTTATTTAAGAGTTATTTAAACAAAATAGATATTTCATCAAGAAAAAAAATAATGGGTTTAGAGTTGTTTTTAGAAAAACAGCAAATTTCTAAAAACATAAATCCGAAAGATTTTATTGATGAAGAAATGTATGTGGCTCTGCACAAACCACACTCTTCATTATTACCAAATCATCAAGATTTAATTTGGAGTTTATTAGTAAACATTGCACCAAAAGATGTGTTATTTTTGTATTGGTATGACAAAGAACAATTTTACGAAGTTTTTAAAACTTTAGAAGATTCAACACAAGATTGGGTAATAGAAACAATTTGTAACAATTTTTAG
- a CDS encoding NUDIX domain-containing protein — protein MSNIRIKNSKKTLLSDNYYTLNKFNFDYQMSDGSWVQQMREVYERGHGAGILLYNTTKKTVVLIKQFRLPTFLHDNKDGFLIEIPAGLLDLDNPEQCIIRETEEEVGIRLKSVKKVYEGYSSPGVLTEKMHFFVGEYTDDMKVSEGGGLESETEDIEVLEIPFTEAVRMLNEGEIVDTRTIVLLQYAIIHKLLE, from the coding sequence ATGAGTAACATCAGAATAAAAAATAGTAAAAAGACATTATTATCAGATAATTATTACACGTTAAATAAATTCAATTTCGATTATCAAATGTCCGACGGAAGTTGGGTACAACAAATGAGAGAAGTCTATGAACGTGGTCATGGAGCTGGGATTTTGTTGTACAATACCACCAAAAAAACAGTGGTTTTAATCAAACAATTTAGATTACCTACTTTTTTACATGATAACAAAGACGGATTTTTAATTGAAATTCCTGCCGGATTATTGGATTTAGACAATCCAGAACAATGTATCATTAGAGAAACCGAAGAAGAAGTAGGGATTCGTTTAAAGTCTGTTAAAAAAGTATATGAAGGTTATTCATCACCCGGAGTTTTAACAGAGAAAATGCACTTTTTTGTGGGTGAATATACAGACGATATGAAAGTGAGTGAAGGTGGAGGTTTAGAAAGTGAAACAGAAGATATAGAAGTTTTAGAAATTCCGTTTACAGAAGCTGTAAGAATGTTAAATGAAGGAGAAATTGTAGATACAAGAACTATTGTACTTTTGCAATATGCTATCATTCATAAATTATTAGAGTAA
- a CDS encoding AAA family ATPase, whose translation MNHNSTFPIKQNELNMLRDEASGYLKSIQWEQSNRAKNKEKDAKDESILLYLSRANSGSNVEVTSISKTILALKKRLLPDSIAIPVYLNQTLYAVQEGLTLGIWIKDNYYDSSGLSSLHERKSALDSQGKREFESKMQTATAFQLFATSYKILHDLKPHASDDLSVMKQKFAGIPEVSLLSPLKGIACSLFYFDKYLGHPDIVKSDKDVIDFTVVYFEALIDEIQLRKSSLEYTETIVDRTYKLENSDFAISGWDNVFSGTAKSIEFNKIQFEQIVGNKDAKHFARRLTERMLSYDFDAKKNPFQELGGFMPVFMGYGIPGTGKSMLIAAIATRLKEYSDNLEIPFLFHPMPDTLISTFQGGSAEKMVEWMKPMQDPTKLIFAPIDDAENNLQERTTQGVSAGVKEVIGVFLRYTEGAYAVNYGNSSIGLFTNLPEMLDKAVISRVQGRFKIDGARTEHDFLDQDYIWWKKFEKTMPDFVNMQNPSNYQFLKDQGLTKSMGEILGSVEKPSEQRVLEAYDRAEKNHRSNEHLFFAILYKEIQKIFPFFSSRDVRNIQSAISLRLTDFDLEQDWFENPEIYFKQKYETKFNMLQELMKSNMKGLNFSEIRRQEVVRYLDNVATIADTDFKRKVDARVNQMNIDLQARKTFENE comes from the coding sequence ATGAATCATAATTCTACTTTTCCCATCAAACAAAATGAATTAAACATGCTTCGCGATGAAGCTTCTGGTTATTTAAAAAGTATTCAGTGGGAGCAAAGTAATAGAGCAAAGAATAAAGAAAAAGACGCAAAAGACGAATCGATTTTGCTGTATTTGTCAAGAGCTAATTCAGGAAGCAATGTAGAAGTTACATCAATTTCTAAAACTATTTTAGCTTTAAAAAAGAGATTATTGCCAGATTCTATAGCAATACCTGTGTATTTGAATCAGACGTTGTATGCAGTGCAAGAAGGACTCACTTTAGGTATTTGGATTAAAGATAATTATTATGATTCATCTGGTTTATCAAGTTTGCACGAACGAAAATCGGCTTTAGATTCTCAAGGAAAAAGAGAATTTGAAAGTAAGATGCAAACAGCAACAGCTTTTCAATTATTTGCGACTTCTTATAAAATTTTACACGATTTAAAACCACATGCTTCAGATGATTTATCGGTGATGAAGCAAAAGTTTGCTGGTATTCCAGAAGTTTCGCTTTTATCACCTTTAAAAGGAATTGCGTGTTCTTTATTTTATTTTGATAAATATTTAGGACATCCAGATATTGTAAAGTCAGACAAAGATGTCATTGATTTTACAGTGGTGTATTTTGAAGCTCTAATTGATGAAATTCAATTGCGTAAAAGCAGTTTAGAATACACCGAAACCATAGTTGATAGGACCTATAAATTAGAAAATTCTGATTTTGCTATTTCTGGTTGGGACAATGTTTTTTCTGGAACCGCAAAAAGTATCGAATTTAATAAAATTCAGTTCGAGCAAATTGTAGGGAATAAAGATGCTAAACATTTTGCACGTAGATTAACAGAAAGAATGCTGAGTTACGATTTTGATGCAAAGAAGAATCCGTTTCAAGAATTGGGTGGTTTTATGCCTGTTTTTATGGGATATGGAATTCCGGGAACAGGAAAATCGATGTTAATTGCAGCCATTGCAACACGACTAAAAGAATATTCAGACAATTTAGAGATTCCGTTTTTATTTCATCCAATGCCAGACACGTTAATCTCTACTTTTCAAGGAGGATCTGCAGAAAAAATGGTAGAATGGATGAAGCCCATGCAAGACCCAACAAAATTAATTTTTGCGCCTATTGATGATGCAGAAAACAATTTACAAGAAAGAACTACACAAGGCGTTTCGGCGGGTGTAAAAGAAGTTATTGGAGTTTTCTTACGATATACAGAAGGCGCTTATGCGGTTAATTATGGAAATTCTTCTATCGGATTATTTACCAATTTGCCAGAAATGTTAGATAAAGCGGTAATTTCTCGTGTACAAGGTAGATTTAAAATTGATGGAGCAAGAACAGAACACGATTTTTTAGATCAGGATTATATTTGGTGGAAAAAGTTTGAAAAAACAATGCCCGATTTTGTAAACATGCAAAATCCGTCTAATTATCAGTTTTTAAAAGATCAAGGATTGACAAAAAGTATGGGAGAAATTTTGGGCTCTGTAGAAAAACCATCCGAACAAAGAGTTTTAGAAGCGTATGACAGAGCAGAGAAAAACCATAGATCAAATGAGCATTTGTTCTTTGCCATTTTATACAAAGAAATTCAGAAAATATTTCCATTCTTTTCATCGAGAGATGTGCGTAATATTCAGTCTGCAATTTCATTGCGATTAACAGATTTCGATTTAGAACAAGATTGGTTTGAAAATCCTGAAATTTATTTCAAACAGAAATATGAAACCAAATTTAACATGTTGCAAGAGTTAATGAAAAGCAATATGAAAGGACTTAATTTTTCTGAAATTAGAAGACAAGAAGTGGTACGTTATTTAGATAATGTTGCCACGATTGCAGATACAGATTTTAAGAGAAAAGTAGACGCGAGAGTCAACCAAATGAATATTGATTTACAAGCAAGAAAAACTTTTGAGAATGAGTAA
- a CDS encoding microtubule-binding protein → MSDDFDLLETSANKKTEKVDVNWGKAIDTMKSKLAQEDDPESRQKILNATLDDVVHMAEKDRSTLLDAIKDLTDYQDEVGIMFEKFSALNPSEQKVIDDAQKGLERARIELEDAQNKADTWWNNLWGRKSKIKKEEIEFAAAEKLRAGADNKAKALFQQRIESADIQTLLSELSYKSQAAVTRLKNREVEIKEVEEKLKDAIVEASKNHTKALAKKKEVEEQLEEQYALLKQSRQELEEIVDKQSTAYSEAIGKMTAIEQKVEELEGLKNAYTTLAASKDSFVHKHNLTIKVLTSLRSNLQTHRAKLKSDTEERLKYYDGYVVALKARTDQEFAAILEHLGVKTDEHIGETLASMHSASARARQEMMDNIPLHEKVMTGVYSSYAEALHEIREKDIDIQKNFADRYGIDMKEIFEDYYKADATAPKGTDAPAAKPKTDTSNDDLLG, encoded by the coding sequence ATGTCTGATGATTTTGATTTACTAGAAACTAGTGCAAACAAAAAAACTGAAAAAGTAGATGTAAATTGGGGGAAAGCGATTGACACCATGAAATCTAAATTGGCACAAGAAGATGATCCAGAGTCTCGCCAAAAAATTCTAAACGCAACCTTAGATGATGTTGTGCACATGGCAGAAAAAGACAGAAGTACGCTTTTAGATGCTATAAAAGACTTAACAGATTACCAAGATGAAGTTGGTATTATGTTCGAGAAATTTTCAGCCTTAAACCCATCAGAACAAAAAGTAATAGACGATGCTCAAAAAGGATTAGAACGAGCAAGAATAGAGTTAGAAGATGCACAAAACAAAGCAGATACTTGGTGGAACAATTTATGGGGTAGAAAATCGAAGATTAAAAAAGAAGAAATAGAATTTGCAGCAGCAGAAAAACTACGTGCAGGTGCAGATAATAAAGCAAAAGCATTATTTCAGCAACGTATAGAAAGTGCCGATATTCAAACGCTATTAAGTGAGCTTTCTTACAAATCTCAAGCAGCAGTTACGCGTTTAAAAAATAGAGAAGTAGAAATAAAAGAAGTAGAAGAAAAGTTAAAAGATGCTATTGTAGAGGCTTCTAAAAATCATACAAAAGCGTTAGCTAAAAAGAAAGAAGTAGAAGAGCAATTAGAAGAGCAGTATGCTTTATTAAAACAATCTCGACAAGAATTAGAAGAAATTGTAGACAAACAATCTACTGCCTATTCAGAAGCGATTGGTAAAATGACTGCTATTGAGCAAAAAGTAGAAGAGTTAGAAGGTCTTAAAAATGCTTACACAACCTTGGCTGCCAGTAAAGATAGTTTTGTGCACAAACACAATTTAACCATTAAAGTATTAACTTCTTTGCGTTCTAATTTACAAACACATAGAGCAAAATTAAAGTCGGATACTGAAGAAAGGTTAAAGTATTATGATGGTTATGTGGTTGCATTAAAAGCAAGAACAGACCAAGAATTTGCGGCAATTTTAGAGCATTTAGGTGTAAAAACAGATGAGCATATCGGAGAAACTTTAGCGTCTATGCATTCTGCAAGTGCTAGAGCACGTCAAGAAATGATGGATAATATTCCGCTTCACGAAAAAGTGATGACCGGTGTTTATAGCTCTTACGCAGAGGCTTTACATGAAATTAGAGAGAAAGATATCGACATTCAAAAGAACTTTGCAGACCGTTACGGAATAGACATGAAAGAGATTTTTGAAGACTATTACAAAGCAGATGCAACTGCTCCAAAAGGAACGGATGCTCCTGCAGCAAAACCAAAAACAGATACTTCTAACGACGATTTGTTAGGGTAA
- a CDS encoding T9SS type B sorting domain-containing protein: protein MKIKLLLLLILISINTFSQRETDHWYFGDKAGIHFNKENVDVLEDSQMTVLKGSSSISDNQGNLLFYTDGQTIWNKNNEIMINGEGLNGELNNTQSSIIIPKPNSDSTFYVFTTRKTELSSPLVYPMIYHSEIEFSTSRPLGWVKYKNMPLIHSTANKITAVHHKNGKDVWVITYGSNAYEAENDIFYAIKVTEDGVERPFTTTQLEYVKYENSYDGEMTISPDGSTIALYNDGLIRFFNFDSNTGILSKLKYVTIAEFGGAGYAAYGLTFSPDSKFLYYSASYSGQTYNIMQLEVANTNESYRGTPVYSGPLDILQSSISLGTDGKIYIAQSTYENLYDINGYKIGYNLFPVQTLSIVHEPNKIGALANYEHEALNLKSGASYRGLPNFIQSYFRNRIVTKNECITDTFNFSLDSYNTISNAEWDFGDGNSASGLSSDHQYASEGNYLVTCTVTINGTDIPFYKEVTVYPLPVLTPDQKLIQCDVDNNGIDFFDLTDIGDKIVKDAFNKAYLFYKNSIDAENDENRIPNPKNFENESNPQELFVKVISEKGCGNITNFFIESKFVSLGTIDTYYTCDSSDNLNGDSIGYFDLKTKSTEILDQFSLDSKNTIRFYPTLLDAQTTENQLPYKLNTPSTTIYVRVDNELGCGGMEPINLVVNPTPKIELQDSYTICFNPNVNPITLTADASNDLYEWRDSSDNIISTNKDFKLNAIGDFSLTVYKTENGITCTSFKEFTVNNPPAATIYYINVNTEDEANNIVDISLDGNSTYEFSLDNNTFFGNGTSHTFTHVTPGSRTIYIRDLNNCEPPVQTDVSVIGYRKFFTPNNDNKNDYWNVKGINSTFFKSVKIFIFDRYGKAVYQITDFNNLGWDGTYNGKPLPSNDYWFQSEIIDNNDQLIKASGNFSLIRK from the coding sequence TTGAAAATAAAACTACTTTTATTACTTATTCTTATTAGTATCAATACTTTCTCGCAAAGAGAAACAGATCATTGGTATTTTGGAGATAAAGCAGGCATTCATTTTAATAAAGAAAATGTAGATGTTTTAGAAGACAGCCAAATGACAGTTCTTAAAGGCTCTTCAAGTATTTCGGATAACCAAGGAAACTTATTATTTTATACAGACGGACAAACCATCTGGAATAAAAATAATGAGATAATGATAAATGGTGAGGGCTTAAATGGCGAGTTAAACAACACGCAATCTTCGATAATTATACCTAAGCCAAATAGTGATTCTACTTTTTATGTTTTTACAACTAGAAAAACAGAATTAAGTTCTCCCTTAGTTTATCCTATGATTTATCATTCAGAAATAGAATTTTCAACTTCAAGACCTTTAGGCTGGGTTAAATACAAGAACATGCCACTTATACATTCCACAGCAAATAAAATTACCGCTGTACACCATAAAAACGGTAAAGATGTTTGGGTTATAACTTACGGAAGTAATGCATATGAAGCTGAAAATGATATTTTTTACGCTATTAAAGTTACAGAAGATGGTGTAGAAAGACCATTTACAACAACACAACTTGAGTATGTAAAATATGAAAATAGTTATGATGGAGAAATGACAATTTCTCCTGATGGAAGTACCATCGCTTTATATAATGATGGTCTTATCAGGTTTTTTAATTTTGATAGCAATACCGGTATTTTATCAAAATTAAAATATGTAACCATAGCAGAATTTGGTGGAGCTGGTTATGCCGCTTATGGACTTACTTTTTCTCCTGATTCTAAATTTTTATATTATTCTGCAAGTTATAGTGGTCAAACCTATAACATAATGCAATTAGAAGTAGCCAATACAAATGAAAGTTATAGAGGAACCCCCGTATACTCTGGTCCACTAGACATACTGCAATCTTCTATAAGCCTAGGTACAGACGGAAAAATATATATTGCACAATCAACCTATGAAAATCTATATGATATAAATGGTTATAAAATTGGTTATAACCTATTTCCTGTCCAAACTCTTAGTATTGTACATGAGCCTAATAAAATAGGTGCTTTGGCAAACTACGAACATGAAGCTCTAAATTTAAAAAGTGGTGCTTCTTATAGAGGCTTGCCTAATTTTATTCAATCTTATTTTAGAAATAGAATTGTTACTAAAAATGAATGTATTACAGATACTTTTAACTTTAGTCTAGACTCTTATAATACAATATCTAATGCCGAATGGGATTTTGGCGATGGAAATTCTGCTTCAGGTTTATCTTCAGATCATCAATACGCATCCGAAGGTAATTACCTAGTAACCTGCACCGTAACAATTAACGGAACCGATATTCCTTTTTATAAAGAAGTAACAGTTTATCCATTACCTGTTTTAACTCCAGACCAAAAATTAATACAATGTGATGTTGATAATAATGGAATCGATTTTTTTGATTTAACTGATATTGGAGATAAAATAGTTAAAGATGCCTTTAATAAAGCGTATCTTTTCTACAAAAACAGCATAGATGCAGAAAATGATGAAAACCGCATACCAAATCCAAAAAACTTCGAAAATGAAAGCAATCCTCAAGAACTTTTTGTAAAAGTTATTTCGGAAAAAGGCTGTGGAAACATTACTAACTTTTTTATTGAATCTAAGTTTGTTTCTCTTGGTACCATTGACACGTATTATACCTGTGATAGCTCAGACAATTTAAATGGAGACAGTATTGGATATTTCGATTTAAAAACAAAAAGCACTGAAATTTTAGACCAATTTAGTTTAGATTCTAAAAATACAATTCGTTTTTACCCAACATTATTAGACGCACAAACCACAGAAAATCAACTTCCTTATAAACTTAATACGCCATCTACAACTATTTATGTTCGAGTAGATAATGAGTTAGGTTGTGGCGGAATGGAGCCTATAAATTTAGTAGTAAATCCTACTCCCAAAATAGAGCTACAAGACAGTTACACTATTTGTTTTAATCCAAATGTAAACCCAATTACCCTAACAGCAGATGCTAGCAATGATTTATATGAATGGAGAGATAGTTCAGACAATATTATAAGCACAAACAAAGACTTTAAATTAAATGCTATCGGAGATTTTTCTTTAACGGTTTACAAAACCGAAAACGGAATAACCTGTACTAGTTTTAAAGAATTCACAGTAAATAATCCGCCAGCGGCAACGATTTACTACATCAATGTAAACACAGAAGACGAAGCCAATAATATTGTTGATATTAGTCTTGATGGTAACAGTACCTATGAATTCTCATTAGATAATAACACCTTTTTTGGTAATGGAACTTCACATACTTTTACGCATGTCACTCCAGGATCAAGAACTATTTATATAAGAGATCTTAATAATTGTGAACCTCCAGTGCAAACCGATGTTTCAGTAATTGGGTATAGAAAGTTTTTTACACCAAACAATGATAATAAAAACGACTATTGGAATGTAAAAGGAATAAACAGCACTTTCTTTAAATCTGTTAAAATATTTATCTTTGATAGATACGGTAAAGCAGTCTACCAAATTACAGATTTCAATAATCTAGGTTGGGACGGAACCTATAATGGTAAACCGCTGCCTTCTAACGATTATTGGTTTCAATCTGAAATTATTGACAACAACGACCAATTAATTAAAGCTTCTGGAAATTTTAGTTTAATAAGAAAGTAA